Within Trichoderma atroviride chromosome 2, complete sequence, the genomic segment GTATTTAAACGGTCAAAGTTACCGGCACAAGAGTCGCCGTAGAATCTCGCCATGGATTCACACGTCAACGGCGAGCGAGTCGCAGAGATCGACCCCCAAAACCCATACGCGtccagcagcaaatggcGCCATCAAGAGTCGACTAAATATGCCCGCCACGAGGCGCAGTTCCAGGCGCGCGATCCCACGACTGCCGGCACAACCGACGAGCTGGCGAACTATCTCAACCAAACTCGAATTGAACCCCAGGTGAACGGACACGGACACGGACAAGCAGCGGGAAACTACCAGCCCATCTCGCTGGCTCATGGCCAAGGACAGCCTGCCGAAGATGTTGTCGCTAGCCATtcagacgaggaggagacgGATGGCAAAGACATCGTGTGTGGTCCTCTTCTCAACTATCGCCGCATGGAACAGGGCTACTGGTACGGAAGTGTCCTTGTCGTCACAAAGGGCGGCGGCAAAGATGCGCTCTTTGAGCCGCTGCTGGTCTTGCGACGGGCTATGGGACAGGGTGACGAGAAGACGAGGCACGTCCAGGACGCGCAGGTCTACGGCGAACGCCTCTATTCAGACAAACGAAACACATTCTGGGCCTTTGGCCTCAGCGTGCCGCTCGAAGCTGGGGAGACTCGATACGACTATGAAGTCCTGGGTCTGCGATATTCCACCACTCATAAGCCGCGAGTCAACAGCTTCTACATCCCTGCCGCAAACGAATCCATGCGCATGATGTTCTACTCTTGCAACGGCTTCAGCGTCGGCACCGACGAAGATGCATGGAGCGGCCCGTGTCTGTGGAAGGACGTTATGCGGAAACATGCGGCGGCGCCAATCCACGTCATgattggtggtggtgaccAAATCTACAACGATGGCATCAGGGTCAACGGCCCTTTGCGTACCTGGACTGACATCGGCAACCCCAAGAAGCGACAGGATTATCCCTTCCCCGAGAAGCTTCGCGCCGAGTGCGACGACTACTATCTGAAGAACTATATCCGATGGTATAATACGGAGCCTTTCTCAACAGCAAACGGCCAAATCCCACAAATCAATATCTGGGATGACCATGATGTCAGTATAGTCTTATGATATCTGAGCACAGAACTCCATGCTGATATTTGCACAGATCATTGACGGCTTTGGATCATATGTCGATAAATTCATGCAGTGTGACGTTTTCCGTGGCATCGGTGGTACCGCCCACAAGTACTACATGCTCTTCCAGCACCATCTCCCTCCGCCACCGTCTACATACACATCCGGTAGGATTCCACTCATAGTATCAAGGACACATTTGAGGGGAATATATGGGTGCTGATACGTTATTAGATTTTGCCACTCACGACGTTGATGGCACTCAGGGCATTGACCCCAATCAACTGATTGATACCTACGTTGCACCGGGGAAAACGGAGCCGCAGTATATCGTTGGCCAGAAACCTGGACCTTATGTTGCGGAGCACTCGTTTAACATCTACACGCGATTGGGTGCTCGTATTGCTCTGCTTGGTATCGATGCCAGGACTGAGGTAAGCCACTGCATGATTTCTATGCCCATTAGTTCAATATCTAAGATGACAGCGCACTCGACACCAAGTCAACTATCCTGAGACCTATGAACTCATCTTCCAGAGACTACGGAATGAGCTACAGGCCGCCGCCAGGTCCGGCCAGCCCATCAAGCACTTGATCCTGTTACTCGGCATTCCCATTGCTTACCCAGTACGTTTGTTATTTCTCACGCTGGTCCGTTCCCGGGAGTAAAAGTACTAATGAAAAATCATCACAGCGCTTGACTTGGTTAGAGAATATCCTTCGAAGCCCTCTTATCGGCCCCGTCAAACTCCTGAACCGACGATTTGGCGTTGGCGGTGGCTTCTTCAACCACTTCGATGGAAGTGTAGATCTTCTCGACGATCTTGATGATCACTACACGGCCAAGACCCATAAAATCGAGCGCGCGCAAATGATTGTAGAACTACAAAAGATTTCCGCCGAGTTTTCAGTACGAACCACGATTCTCGGAGGCGATGTCCACTTGGCAGCTCTAGGCCGCTTCTACTCCAACCCCAACCTCAAGATTCCCACCGAAGAGGATAGCAGATACATGGTCAACGTAGTCTCGTCAGCCATCGTCAACAAGCCTCCGCCACAGGCTGTCGCCAACCTCTTGGCACGGCGAAACAAGATCCACCATCTCAACTCCAAGACGGATGAAACTCTGCTGGATCTGTTTGACAAGGACCCCGGCAACTCCACCAGGACGGCCAACCACAATAGCTGCACGATGCCCAGCCGCAACTTTGCTCTCCTAACTGAGAATTCTCCCACAAGAAGTCCCGATGGCTTTGTGCCAGGGCACGGCGCCGATGCACCTTCGCATTCATTCTTGGGTTCTGATGGCCACTCACCCCTGCATCATGGCGAGGTTGGGGCTGGCACGAAGCACAAGGCAGCTGCAGACGCAGAACATGGCCAAGGCCACGACGGCAGCTTGGATATTCGCATCAACGTCGAGATTGACCAGCACGATCCAGAGGGCCTGACAGAGAGCTACGGCTTGACCGTACCGACGTTGACATATCGTCCAAGGACTCAAGCGTCCTCAAGGGCCATATCCACTGCCACTAGCCAGTCGGAGCGGCAGCAACGATGAATGTCTGGTTTTTGGTGAACGGTCCGACGATTGTGGAATGAGTCTCGATCTTCATGATCAGATACCCCAAGGATGTTTGCAGAGGAGCAGGGCTGATGCGTTGGACGTTGTGGCAACTGACCAAATGCCAGCATAGTTAAGAGATGGGAGATACCAATGATGCGAGGCAGGGGACGGAGCACGTCTGGAGTGTTGTAATAGATACCTAATAACTTTCCTTCTTCGGAGTGTATAGTCATTCGCTAGAATTGGACGGCTTGGTGTGCAGTGTATTCAGTGTATTTCTAGTACGCAACTAAAAGAATCAAAATCGTTTGAACCATGATTAAGTGCAgctgaggaaaaaaaaaaaagaaggaaaaatatCCATTCTCCTTCGCCCATGTGGCGTGCGATGTTCTTAGTGCCAGGTACACATTCGCCATACAAACTCCACCATTCTACAAGCCTCCAACCACCGGCGCCCGATATCTCCATTGCTTCACGGCTCTCGACGGAGCCGCTGGCCGACGTCGGTGCCCCAATTGGCCAATCCCCAGACGCTTAATCGCCTCGCATCTGGGGATTTCTAGGGTCGAGGCCTGCTAACGTCATGGTGGTGGCCCCCACTGCCCCTCATCTCCAATCGCCTTTAACCCGCGATAAGCCGAGACAGCTTTTGGCAACACACGATGATGGCAGgataaaaagataagaaaTTGGGGTAAGAGCCTCTCTTTTCCAggttttcttctctcttctcttctctgtagatcttttcttgcttgtGATACCACATTTGACGAAttaggagaagaagaagcagagcgtTTTCCATTTCACATTCCATACACAATGCAGTCTGCTATGCTGAGAAGAGCTGGCGCAAAGGGCCTGCGCAACTGCGGGTGCAGAACCGCAAGAGCTTCCGTGGCGACACTCGCGGCGTTTAGGCCTCCGACCATCACAAACGAGCCTAACGTGAGTAAAgatcaaagagaagcaagcaaTCATGGCATTGATGCTAACGTCGAGTCCGTGTAACAGCAACACTATGCCAAGGGCAGCCAGCAGCGAGAGGGCTTGACGGCGGCCGTGGAGAAGCTCCAGCAGAAGCTTCCTCTGGAAGTCCCCGTTGTCGTGGGAGGCCAACAGGTGCGTTGAATCTTAATGACGAGATAGTAATGTCTTGTACAAGGACATATGGAACTCTCAGTACCAAGACGTGGGAACCAAAGCTGACAACTGCCCTCTAGGTCAAaacctcttctctctccaaaCAGCTCAACCCTTCAGACCACTCCAAAACCGTCGCCTCCTACCACACTGCCACTCCCGCCGACGTCTCCAAGGCTATCgacgccgccctcgccgcaAAGCCGGCCTGGGAATCTCTCCCCTTTTGCCGACCGCGCCGCCGTCTTCCTCAAGGCCGCCGACCTCATCTCCGGCAAGTACCGCTACGACATCATGGCCGCCACGATGCTCGGCCAGGGCAAGAACGCCTGGCAGGCCGAaatcgacgccgccgccgagctggCTGACTTCTTCCGCTTCAACGTAAAGTACGCCGAGGAACTGTACAGCCAGCAGCCCGAGCACCACTCGCCGGGCGTGTGGAACAGGCTCGAGTACCGCCCGCTTGAGGGCTTCGTCTACGCCGTCAGCCCCTTCAACTTCACGGCCATTGCTGGCAACCTGCCTGGAGCCCCTGCGCTGATGGGCAACGTGGTTGTCTGGAAGCCCAGTGACTATGCCATTGCGTCCAACTGGCTTGTCTACAACATCCTGCTGGAGGCTGGTCTCCCCAAGGACGTCATCCAGTTTGTGCCTGGTAACCCCGTGGAGATTACCAAGACGGTCTTGGAGCACAAGCAGTTTGCGGCCCTGCACTACACTGGCAGCACGGCCGTGTTCCGAAAGCTGTACGGCGCCATTGGCCAGGGTGTTGCCGAGGGCAGATATGGATCGTACCCCAGG encodes:
- a CDS encoding uncharacterized protein (EggNog:ENOG41); translated protein: MDSHVNGERVAEIDPQNPYASSSKWRHQESTKYARHEAQFQARDPTTAGTTDELANYLNQTRIEPQVNGHGHGQAAGNYQPISLAHGQGQPAEDVVASHSDEEETDGKDIVCGPLLNYRRMEQGYWYGSVLVVTKGGGKDALFEPLLVLRRAMGQGDEKTRHVQDAQVYGERLYSDKRNTFWAFGLSVPLEAGETRYDYEVLGLRYSTTHKPRVNSFYIPAANESMRMMFYSCNGFSVGTDEDAWSGPCLWKDVMRKHAAAPIHVMIGGGDQIYNDGIRVNGPLRTWTDIGNPKKRQDYPFPEKLRAECDDYYLKNYIRWYNTEPFSTANGQIPQINIWDDHDIIDGFGSYVDKFMQCDVFRGIGGTAHKYYMLFQHHLPPPPSTYTSDFATHDVDGTQGIDPNQLIDTYVAPGKTEPQYIVGQKPGPYVAEHSFNIYTRLGARIALLGIDARTERTRHQVNYPETYELIFQRLRNELQAAARSGQPIKHLILLLGIPIAYPRLTWLENILRSPLIGPVKLLNRRFGVGGGFFNHFDGSVDLLDDLDDHYTAKTHKIERAQMIVELQKISAEFSVRTTILGGDVHLAALGRFYSNPNLKIPTEEDSRYMVNVVSSAIVNKPPPQAVANLLARRNKIHHLNSKTDETLLDLFDKDPGNSTRTANHNSCTMPSRNFALLTENSPTRSPDGFVPGHGADAPSHSFLGSDGHSPLHHGEVGAGTKHKAAADAEHGQGHDGSLDIRINVEIDQHDPEGLTESYGLTVPTLTYRPRTQASSRAISTATSQSERQQR